The genomic segment CCGGGCGGGCGAAGTCCCAGTCGATGATTCCCACCGGTTGGTCGCCCTGCCACACGACGTTCCAGGGGCCGAAGTCCCCATGGCAGACGACCTCGTGGTCGCCGGGGTTGCCCACGCCTGTGGACCAGGTCGTGCCCGGCGGGGGCGAGAAGCCGGCGCAGGCGTCGTGGTAGTCACGCAGCAGCCGGGCGAAGTTCCTCAGGCCTTGGTCATCCACGACCTTGGCCCAGCCCGCGGCCCCGGAGTCGCCCTTGACGAAGGTCAGGACTTCACGCCCTTCACGGTCGATTCCCAGGGGGCGGGGCGCATGGGCGAAGCCGACCTCCTCCAGGTACCGCAGTAGCGCGTGGACGCTGGGTGTCCACGGCTGGACGGGCCTGCGGACAGTGTCACCGATCCGCACCACCCGACGATGGGCACCGTCCTGCAGCACTTCCTCACTGGCCACCCGATGCACGCTACCCAGCCGCCCGAGCTCGCGGCACCTCGATGACGTCGGCAACGAAAGCGGTCCGAAGCGCGCCTCGACCGGGTTGGCCGCACCAAGGGCGTCGCGACAAAGGTGCGCAAACCTTCGGGCCGGCTCGGCTGTCTCCCCTGAAGCCGGACATTCGTTCTCTCCTGGGCTCCGGGATGCGGCCGTTCCTTGCGGACGGTCAACCGCATGCCTTGCGGCCAGCCCTTGAGCAGGCCCCCGGTGAGTTCCGTGCCCCGGGCGCTGTTGCGGACCTCGCCGTAGGTCTCACTGGCCGGGATCCGGGCCGATGCCGGGATCTTCAGGACGTGATGGTGGATAGCCGCTCTGCTGGCCATGCCGGCCGAGTAGGACAGCCATCGGGCCCGCCGGACGAGCCAGGCCAC from the Streptomyces sp. NBC_00310 genome contains:
- a CDS encoding aminoglycoside phosphotransferase family protein, with translation MASEEVLQDGAHRRVVRIGDTVRRPVQPWTPSVHALLRYLEEVGFAHAPRPLGIDREGREVLTFVKGDSGAAGWAKVVDDQGLRNFARLLRDYHDACAGFSPPPGTTWSTGVGNPGDHEVVCHGDFGPWNVVWQGDQPVGIIDWDFARPAPRLHDVAYALEYVAPFRDDAECLRRLRYPAPPDRRRRLEVFCNAYDLDSTAGIVGAVIGRQQDNADLVRRLAEQGHEPQATWVAGGLLTELDNRIAWSRAHRHLFE